In Halococcus hamelinensis 100A6, a single genomic region encodes these proteins:
- the cruF gene encoding bisanhydrobacterioruberin hydratase: MAESSLGTATARERIEARLDRLVAENRFTIAVVFPAVGAVLLLASAADLVGPPLQFNPGLILLGTLVMRLPLVAGVAPLVDRQAAVGIGALVAYAFGIELVGVTTGWPYGEFEYLVELGPMLFGQVPLGLPVFFLPLVLNSYLLCLLLLGERARNRAVRLVAVIVTVLLVDVVLDPGAVAVGFWSYSGGVFYGVPVSNYLGWVLSATVSVVVLDFSFDRARLTRRLEDCEFMLDDLVSFVVLWGSVNAVFGNWIPLLVAVALGAGLVVTDRFDVPVRSTAEG, encoded by the coding sequence GTGGCTGAGTCCTCCCTCGGGACGGCCACGGCCCGGGAGCGCATCGAGGCGCGGCTCGACCGGCTCGTCGCCGAGAACCGGTTCACCATCGCGGTGGTGTTCCCGGCCGTCGGCGCAGTCCTCCTGCTCGCGAGCGCCGCGGACCTCGTCGGCCCGCCGCTCCAGTTCAACCCCGGCCTCATCCTCCTCGGAACGCTCGTGATGCGCCTCCCGCTGGTGGCGGGGGTCGCGCCGCTGGTCGACCGCCAGGCCGCCGTCGGCATCGGCGCGCTCGTGGCCTACGCCTTCGGCATCGAGCTCGTCGGCGTGACGACCGGCTGGCCCTACGGCGAGTTCGAGTACCTCGTCGAGCTCGGGCCGATGCTGTTCGGGCAGGTGCCGCTCGGCCTCCCGGTCTTCTTCCTCCCGCTGGTGCTCAACAGCTACCTCCTCTGTCTGCTCCTGCTCGGCGAGCGGGCGCGAAACCGCGCCGTCCGACTCGTCGCGGTCATCGTCACGGTCCTGTTGGTCGACGTGGTGCTCGACCCCGGCGCGGTCGCGGTCGGCTTCTGGAGCTACTCCGGGGGAGTCTTCTACGGCGTCCCGGTCTCGAACTACCTCGGGTGGGTGCTCTCGGCGACGGTCTCGGTCGTCGTCCTCGACTTCTCGTTCGACCGCGCCCGCCTCACCCGCCGGCTCGAAGACTGCGAGTTCATGCTCGACGACCTCGTGAGTTTCGTGGTGCTCTGGGGGTCGGTCAACGCCGTCTTCGGCAACTGGATCCCCCTGCTGGTCGCCGTCGCCCTCGGGGCGGGTCTCGTGGTGACCGATCGATTCGACGTTCCGGTCCGGTCGACGGCCGAAGGATAG
- a CDS encoding prenyltransferase: MSVAERVRRGVSRLGRAVPPDSLAGYLLRLSRPRFWLYLAGPVAVGAVYAASAPADLLSPTALALFAYFLVPANVFLYGVNDVFDADIDAENPKKGGREVRYTGDRAVLAAVAVSGLLMLGFVPVLPFPALVALAGFAFLAVEYSAPPFRFKTTPLLDSVSNGLYILPGVVAYAALAGDLPPLAAVLGGWLWAMGMHTFSAIPDIGPDRRAGIRTTATALGERRTYAYCGACWLAAAVAFSLVHVLLGALLLAYPVLVAAIARSAVDVERAYWWYPVVNTVVGMILSLGGVWVLVVGG; encoded by the coding sequence ATGAGCGTCGCGGAGCGCGTCCGCCGGGGGGTGAGCCGCCTCGGGCGAGCCGTGCCACCGGACTCGCTCGCCGGCTACCTCCTCCGGCTCTCGCGCCCGCGCTTCTGGCTCTATCTGGCCGGGCCGGTGGCCGTCGGCGCGGTCTACGCCGCGTCCGCGCCCGCCGACCTCCTCTCTCCCACGGCCCTCGCGCTGTTCGCCTACTTCCTGGTCCCCGCGAACGTCTTCCTCTACGGCGTCAACGACGTCTTCGACGCCGACATCGACGCCGAGAACCCGAAGAAGGGAGGTCGGGAGGTTCGCTACACGGGGGACCGAGCCGTGCTCGCCGCCGTCGCGGTGAGCGGCCTGCTGATGCTCGGTTTCGTGCCCGTCCTCCCCTTCCCCGCGCTCGTCGCGCTCGCGGGCTTCGCCTTCCTCGCGGTCGAGTACAGTGCCCCACCCTTCCGGTTCAAGACGACCCCGCTGCTCGATTCGGTCTCGAACGGCCTCTACATCCTGCCCGGCGTCGTGGCCTACGCCGCGCTCGCCGGCGACCTCCCGCCGCTCGCCGCCGTCCTCGGGGGGTGGCTCTGGGCGATGGGGATGCACACCTTCTCGGCGATCCCCGACATCGGCCCGGACAGGCGAGCGGGGATCCGGACGACGGCCACCGCGCTCGGCGAGCGCCGGACCTACGCCTACTGTGGCGCGTGCTGGCTCGCGGCTGCGGTCGCCTTCTCCCTCGTCCACGTCCTGCTCGGGGCGCTCTTGCTCGCGTATCCCGTTTTGGTGGCCGCCATCGCGCGCTCGGCGGTCGACGTCGAGCGCGCCTACTGGTGGTATCCGGTCGTGAACACGGTCGTGGGAATGATACTGAGCCTCGGCGGCGTCTGGGTGTTGGTGGTCGGTGGCTGA
- a CDS encoding phytoene desaturase family protein yields the protein MESPSGQRQGRSLAGRDVAVVGGGFGGLSAACYLADAGAAVTVLEKNDQVGGRASQFERDGFRFDMGPSWYLMPDVFERFFGAFGKEPTDYYGLERLDPHYRVFFKDGDRIDLTPDRDQVRAVFESYEDGGAAAFDDYLERSERTYETALERFVYTDRPRFRDWVDPDVMRSAPIGLSLLRSMESHVSRYFDHPKLQQVMQYTLVFLGGSPKNTPALYTMMSHVDFNLGVYYPEGGYGGVVDGITDLARELGVTFETGAEVAEITSKRDGFVLDTAAGDHTTDLVVSDADYAHTEQDLLPEHERQYSADYWEKRTLAPSAFLLYLGVEGDVDPLAHHTLVLPTDWDGHFAEIFEKPAWPDDPAYYLCVPSQTDDTVAPDGHSNLFALVPIAPGLDDTPAIREEYRQKVLDDIAENTGVELTERIVVEETFSVDDFAERYNSLRGTALGLAHTLSQTALFRPPHRSKALPGLYFAGGYTTPGIGVPMCLVSGEHAAEAVIDDHAR from the coding sequence ATGGAATCGCCTTCGGGGCAGCGGCAGGGTCGGTCGCTCGCGGGACGGGACGTCGCGGTCGTCGGCGGTGGGTTCGGCGGGCTGTCGGCGGCGTGCTACCTCGCCGACGCGGGGGCCGCGGTCACCGTGCTCGAAAAGAACGACCAGGTCGGCGGGCGCGCCTCGCAGTTCGAACGCGACGGCTTCCGGTTCGACATGGGACCCTCGTGGTATCTGATGCCCGACGTCTTCGAGCGCTTCTTCGGCGCGTTCGGGAAGGAGCCGACCGACTACTACGGCCTCGAGCGCCTCGACCCACACTACCGAGTCTTCTTCAAGGACGGCGACCGGATCGACCTCACGCCCGACCGCGACCAGGTCCGGGCGGTGTTCGAGTCCTACGAGGACGGCGGCGCGGCGGCCTTCGACGACTACCTCGAACGAAGCGAACGGACCTACGAGACCGCCCTGGAGCGGTTCGTCTACACCGACCGACCCCGGTTCCGCGACTGGGTCGATCCCGACGTGATGCGCTCGGCCCCGATCGGGCTGAGCCTGCTGCGCTCGATGGAGTCACACGTCTCGCGGTACTTCGATCACCCGAAGCTCCAGCAGGTCATGCAGTACACCCTCGTCTTTCTGGGCGGCTCCCCGAAGAACACGCCCGCGCTCTATACCATGATGAGCCACGTGGATTTCAACCTCGGCGTCTACTACCCCGAGGGGGGCTACGGCGGCGTCGTGGACGGCATCACCGACCTCGCGCGTGAACTCGGGGTTACATTCGAGACGGGCGCGGAGGTCGCGGAGATCACCAGCAAGCGCGACGGGTTCGTCCTCGACACCGCCGCCGGCGACCACACGACCGACCTCGTAGTGTCGGATGCCGACTACGCACACACCGAGCAGGACCTCCTCCCCGAGCACGAACGCCAGTACTCCGCCGATTACTGGGAGAAGCGAACCCTCGCGCCCTCGGCCTTCCTGCTCTACCTCGGCGTCGAGGGCGACGTCGACCCGCTCGCCCACCATACACTGGTGCTCCCCACCGACTGGGACGGCCACTTCGCGGAGATCTTCGAGAAACCGGCGTGGCCCGACGACCCGGCCTACTACCTGTGTGTGCCCTCGCAGACCGACGACACCGTGGCTCCGGATGGGCACTCGAACCTCTTCGCGCTCGTGCCGATAGCACCCGGCCTCGACGACACGCCCGCGATCCGCGAGGAGTACCGGCAAAAAGTCCTCGACGACATCGCCGAGAACACCGGCGTCGAGCTCACCGAGCGGATCGTCGTGGAGGAGACCTTCTCGGTCGACGACTTCGCCGAGCGGTACAACAGCCTTCGGGGGACCGCCCTCGGCCTCGCCCACACCCTCAGCCAGACCGCGCTGTTCCGCCCGCCTCACAGGTCGAAGGCGCTTCCCGGACTCTACTTCGCGGGCGGGTACACCACCCCCGGGATCGGCGTGCCGATGTGCCTCGTGAGCGGCGAGCACGCCGCCGAGGCCGTGATCGACGACCACGCCCGATGA